The proteins below come from a single Saccharopolyspora sp. SCSIO 74807 genomic window:
- a CDS encoding DNA cytosine methyltransferase encodes MVDQPVASRRDPAHVVDLFAGPGGLDVAAHWLGLHVDGIEWDPAARKTRKAANLPTAPTGDVRELSPGHYPSAGILAGGPPCQTYTVAGSGAGRKALDQVKKFAMRMEYDECGVGEDLRSLADERTALVLEPLRWILEADRDGDPFHTIVLEQVPTVRPVWKEYHGILKRLGYSADYDVLNTEQFGVPQTRRRAILIASRDRHVTLPQPTHARYRKGVPSSDLPAGGLEPWVSMGQALRKRSRPFEVISNYGTGGDPKKRGRRDSSMPAATVTGKILRNRVFEGGQEAKRFDVHEAGRLQTFPLDYPWQGKDQAQQVGNAIPPRLAVHVLAAALGFKVDDEVLDATVDGEWKRTSKEKPLANELPITHNTPGRVGNDAYTQDVSAEPVTMPS; translated from the coding sequence GTGGTCGATCAACCGGTAGCGTCCCGACGGGACCCAGCTCACGTGGTAGACCTGTTCGCAGGTCCGGGCGGTTTGGATGTCGCGGCGCACTGGCTGGGGCTGCATGTGGACGGCATCGAATGGGATCCGGCCGCCCGCAAGACCAGGAAGGCCGCCAATCTGCCCACGGCGCCGACAGGGGACGTTCGCGAGTTAAGCCCCGGACATTACCCGAGTGCTGGCATCTTGGCCGGTGGTCCGCCGTGTCAGACCTACACGGTGGCGGGCTCGGGCGCGGGTCGCAAGGCCCTGGACCAGGTGAAGAAGTTCGCCATGCGGATGGAATATGACGAGTGCGGCGTCGGAGAGGACCTTCGGAGCCTGGCCGACGAACGTACCGCCTTGGTCCTGGAGCCGTTGCGCTGGATCCTGGAAGCGGACCGGGACGGAGACCCGTTTCACACCATCGTCTTGGAGCAGGTACCGACGGTTCGTCCTGTTTGGAAAGAATACCACGGTATCCTCAAGAGGCTCGGTTACTCCGCGGACTACGACGTGCTGAACACCGAACAGTTCGGCGTCCCCCAGACCCGTAGACGAGCGATCCTGATCGCCTCACGCGATCGGCATGTAACGCTTCCTCAACCAACGCACGCCCGCTACCGCAAGGGAGTCCCGTCTTCTGACCTTCCGGCCGGGGGGTTGGAACCGTGGGTCAGCATGGGCCAGGCACTTCGGAAACGCTCTCGACCGTTCGAAGTGATCTCGAACTACGGAACCGGCGGGGACCCGAAGAAGCGGGGACGCAGGGATTCCTCCATGCCCGCTGCCACCGTCACCGGCAAGATCCTGCGCAACCGGGTATTCGAGGGCGGGCAGGAAGCCAAACGGTTCGACGTACACGAAGCGGGCAGGCTTCAGACCTTCCCGCTGGATTACCCTTGGCAAGGTAAGGACCAAGCACAGCAAGTCGGCAATGCCATCCCCCCGCGTCTGGCCGTCCACGTGTTGGCCGCGGCGCTCGGATTCAAAGTCGACGACGAAGTCCTCGACGCCACCGTCGACGGCGAGTGGAAACGCACCTCCAAGGAAAAGCCCCTCGCGAACGAGCTACCGATTACTCATAACACACCCGGTAGAGTCGGAAACGACGCCTACACGCAAGACGTTTCCGCCGAACCCGTCACCATGCCGTCCTAA